Proteins found in one Pseudomonadota bacterium genomic segment:
- a CDS encoding SDR family oxidoreductase → MKSLDTKRILVTGGAGFLGSHLCERLLKDGHDVLCVDNYFTGTKNNIIHLLDNPHFELMRHDVTFPLYIEVDEIYNLACPASPIHYQHDPVQTTKTSVHGAINMLGLAKRVKAKIFQASTSEVYGDPEIHPQPESYWGRVNPTGIRSCYDEGKRCAETLFFDYRRQHNLRIKVARIFNTYGPRMHPNDGRVVSNFIMQALHNKPITIYGDGSQSRSFCYVDDLINLFVLFMDSDDDFTGPMNTGNPGEFTILELAEKVISLTGSKSEIVFEPLPSDDPKQRRPDIRLAKEKFGWEPTIQLEEGLKKTIGYFSAISG, encoded by the coding sequence ATGAAAAGTCTGGACACGAAGCGCATACTGGTTACCGGCGGCGCCGGATTTCTCGGTTCCCATCTCTGCGAGCGCCTTCTCAAAGACGGCCATGACGTCCTGTGCGTTGATAATTATTTCACCGGCACCAAGAATAACATCATTCACCTGCTGGACAACCCGCATTTCGAACTCATGCGCCACGATGTAACCTTTCCCCTCTATATCGAAGTGGACGAGATTTACAATCTCGCCTGCCCGGCGTCTCCCATCCATTATCAGCATGACCCGGTGCAGACCACCAAGACCAGCGTCCACGGCGCAATCAATATGCTCGGCCTTGCCAAGCGGGTCAAGGCAAAGATCTTCCAGGCTTCAACCAGCGAGGTTTATGGTGATCCGGAAATACATCCGCAGCCGGAAAGCTACTGGGGAAGAGTAAACCCCACAGGTATCCGCTCCTGTTACGATGAAGGCAAACGATGCGCCGAAACATTGTTTTTTGACTATCGTCGCCAGCACAACCTGCGGATCAAAGTAGCGCGCATTTTCAATACATACGGCCCCAGGATGCACCCCAACGACGGCCGGGTGGTATCGAATTTCATCATGCAGGCGCTGCACAACAAGCCGATAACGATATACGGCGATGGCTCGCAATCCCGATCATTCTGTTATGTCGATGATCTGATCAATCTCTTTGTCCTGTTCATGGATTCGGATGATGACTTCACCGGCCCGATGAACACAGGAAATCCCGGAGAATTTACCATCCTGGAGTTGGCGGAAAAAGTAATCAGCCTCACCGGTTCCAAATCGGAAATTGTTTTTGAGCCCCTGCCATCGGACGACCCGAAACAGCGCCGGCCGGATATCAGACTTGCCAAAGAAAAATTCGGTTGGGAGCCCACAATTCAGCTGGAAGAAGGACTCAAGAAGACAATAGGTTATTTTTCAGCTATTTCTGGCTGA
- a CDS encoding PilZ domain-containing protein, with amino-acid sequence MNEYREKRLNRRHEVKEPITYVYGEESYSSQTIDIGKGGIKFNTKQLLPPLSKVSITLKRDPSLIFNGLIIWSGRLDARYLAAIKFIDLTQEHTYYLEQFLLYGERSE; translated from the coding sequence ATGAATGAATATCGTGAAAAGCGCCTGAACAGGCGTCATGAGGTGAAAGAGCCGATAACCTATGTTTACGGAGAGGAGAGCTATTCGTCGCAAACCATAGATATCGGCAAGGGTGGGATTAAGTTTAATACCAAACAGTTGTTGCCACCTTTAAGTAAGGTTTCGATAACCCTGAAAAGAGACCCCTCTCTGATCTTTAACGGTCTGATCATCTGGTCCGGACGCCTGGATGCGCGGTATTTAGCTGCCATAAAGTTCATTGATCTCACCCAGGAACATACGTATTATCTGGAGCAATTTCTGCTCTATGGGGAGAGAAGCGAATAA
- a CDS encoding GGDEF domain-containing protein — MFGLFADTLKSGSDESLDSQDFSLIEMLGLIYEDLDIDNVEERFIELVDEMFSFDRIALFFVKHKRGILQGKLSKGFSDGIIESLKISVKEDCLFSRPLISGFPVWQAEVTGDQYQEQLGLKEFALIPVINKKRIPCWKVKKCQAVNCPAYGKKWLRCWMVSGTQCSGGIEVSQQAKSRECMKCPIFANQDAEAVEGVLLVDNSSSMKKIGKETIAALSIIAHSVGVAINNSKTYMRTLSDAIRDELTGLHNRRYFNERLLDEVDRAKRYDGKLSLIMCDVDHFKRVNDTFGHPVGDEVLIWFGDLINHNHRKSDVVARYGGEEFAVLLLNTDKRKALEIAENMRRDIESAKCCHENHDIRLTASFGVATYGPDAGSFEGLVSKADEFLYAAKVQGRNRVCSS, encoded by the coding sequence ATGTTCGGATTATTTGCAGATACGTTGAAATCAGGCAGTGATGAATCGTTGGATTCGCAGGATTTCTCGCTGATCGAGATGCTTGGCCTGATTTATGAAGACCTTGATATAGATAATGTGGAAGAGCGTTTTATTGAACTTGTTGATGAAATGTTTTCATTTGACCGCATCGCGCTTTTTTTTGTTAAGCATAAGAGGGGAATACTGCAGGGGAAATTGTCCAAGGGATTCAGTGATGGAATCATTGAATCCCTGAAGATTTCAGTGAAGGAGGATTGCCTGTTTTCCAGGCCGTTGATTTCAGGTTTCCCTGTCTGGCAGGCAGAAGTGACAGGGGATCAATACCAGGAGCAGCTCGGCCTCAAGGAATTTGCATTAATTCCGGTAATCAATAAAAAAAGGATTCCCTGCTGGAAGGTGAAAAAATGTCAGGCGGTCAATTGTCCTGCATATGGCAAGAAATGGTTGCGGTGCTGGATGGTGTCGGGAACGCAATGCAGCGGCGGTATTGAAGTTTCGCAGCAGGCAAAGTCAAGGGAATGCATGAAATGCCCGATTTTCGCCAACCAGGATGCCGAGGCGGTGGAGGGGGTTCTCCTGGTTGACAATTCGTCATCCATGAAAAAGATCGGTAAGGAGACTATTGCCGCACTTTCGATTATTGCGCACTCGGTAGGCGTTGCAATTAATAATTCAAAGACCTATATGAGGACCTTGAGTGACGCGATCCGAGATGAACTTACCGGGCTTCACAACCGCAGGTACTTTAATGAGCGCCTGCTGGATGAAGTGGACCGGGCCAAAAGGTATGATGGCAAACTGAGCCTGATAATGTGCGATGTTGATCATTTTAAAAGGGTGAATGATACTTTTGGGCACCCGGTAGGGGATGAGGTGCTGATCTGGTTCGGGGATCTGATCAATCATAATCATCGCAAAAGCGATGTGGTGGCGCGTTACGGCGGCGAAGAGTTTGCCGTCCTGCTCCTTAACACCGATAAACGCAAGGCACTGGAAATTGCCGAGAATATGCGTCGGGACATTGAAAGCGCCAAATGCTGCCATGAAAATCATGATATCCGGTTGACCGCAAGCTTTGGGGTCGCAACATATGGACCAGATGCCGGTTCTTTTGAAGGGCTGGTTTCAAAGGCGGATGAGTTTCTCTATGCCGCCAAGGTTCAGGGCAGAAACAGGGTCTGTTCTTCGTAA